A window of the Limanda limanda chromosome 8, fLimLim1.1, whole genome shotgun sequence genome harbors these coding sequences:
- the syt8 gene encoding synaptotagmin VIII — protein sequence MFSIRKPTPNSTHHNVSATTVHPFTIVPTTYTHTNTTIDPLAEAITNFFYDFLDKIPLPYWAIFTIFGVGALLILLCCLCICIKCCCKDKKKQNQKKDEKINMLGVNGTSTTALVQPDVADVDYGSTKKQRGKLLYSLEYNAALSELTVGVKQADSLKAMDVGGSSDPYIKVYICPDKSITCETKVFRNTLNPIFNEQFSFQISKSSLLKSTAVMKVFDFNRFTKHNIIGELRVELCDVDWNHVIEEWKDLGEPAKFEGEELGEICFSLRYVPTAGKLNVVILEAQNLKSMDPGGFSDPYVKLQLALDKRKWKKKKTHVRKKTLNPYYNESFTFDVTFEQIQRVNLVISLWDHDAVSRNDAMGKIFLGCDATGNQLRHWADMLSNPRRPVAQWHSLLSAKQVNSTLNLKKKIPLRDKLPL from the exons atgttttccATCCGAAAACCAACACCAAACTCAACTCACCATAATGTATCAGCAACGACAGTTCACCCATTCACCATCGTCCCCACCACCTACACCCACACTAACACCACCATCGATCCACTTGCTGAAGCTATTACCAACTTCTTCTATGACTTTCTGGACAAGATTCCCT TACCTTATTGGGCGATCTTCACCATCTTTGGGGTCGGCGCTCTGCTGATTCTGCTCTGCTGTCTGTGCATCTGCATAAAGTGCTGCTGCAAAGACAAGAAGAAGCAAAATCAGAAAAAGGATGAGAAGATCAACATGTTGGGGGTGAATGGGACCTCCACCACAGCTCTG GTTCAGCCAGATGTGGCAGATGTGGACTACGGCTCTACCAAAAAGCAGAGAGGGAAGCTGCTCTACTCTCTGGAGTACAACGCCGCTCTGTCTGAG CTCACAGTTGGGGTTAAACAAGCTGACAGCTTGAAGGCCATGGACGTGGGAGGAAGCTCGGACCCGTACATCAAAGTCTACATCTGCCCCGACAAATCCATAACCTGTGAGACCAAAGTGTTCAGAAACACGCTAAACCCCATCTTCAACGAACAGTTCAGCTTCCAG ATATCCAAGTCCTCTCTCCTGAAGTCGACTGCGGTGATGAAGGTGTTCGACTTCAATAGATTCACCAAACACAACATCATCGGTGAGCTCAGGGTGGAGCTCTGCGATGTCGACTGGAATCACGTCATCGAGGAGTGGAAGGATCTCGGTGAACCGGCCAAGTTTGAG GGGGAAGAGCTGGGAGagatctgcttctctctgcGTTATGTTCCCACTGCTGGCAAACTGAATGTGGTGATCCTGGAGGCCCAAAACCTGAAGAGCATGGACCCCGGAGGATTCTCAG ATCCGTATGTAAAGCTGCAGCTGGCTCTGGacaagaggaagtggaagaaaaagaagactCACGTTAGAAAGAAGACGCTGAACCCGTATTACAACGAATCCTTCACCTTTGATGTGACATTTGAACAAATCCAG AGGGTGAACCTGGTCATCTCTTTGTGGGACCACGATGCCGTGTCCCGAAATGATGCCATGGGGAAGATATTCCTGGGCTGCGACGCCACAGGGAACCAGCTGAGACACTGGGCCGACATGTTGTCCAACCCGCGGCGGCCGGTCGCTCAGTGGCACAGCCTGCTGTCGGCCAAGCAGGTCAACTCCACGCTGAACCTGAAAAAGAAGATCCCCCTCCGTGACAAACTGCCCCTCTGA